The genomic stretch AAAGACTCTACGCATTGCTCCAAATCTGTTTCATGGTGGGCCTGGCAGCTGCGTTCAGTGCAGGCTTTTGGTCGTTTGTCGTGGCGGGGATTTGCCGAATAGCCTTCGCGCTGGGGGAAAGCGAATCAATGTTGCTGATCGGCCTACCATTGTTTGTTGCGCTGTTTTTTGTGTTCGCAAAGTATCTGCCAAAGCCTCTGCGTAAAGCGGGCATGCTGAGCGAAGATCCTTCGGCATTTGGCCCGTGGTTCAAAGGCTGATGCAGTGGATTATATGACGCCACCAGTTGATTACTTCAAGAGGTCATCCGATCCCCCTATGTTGATTTGGCTCCGACTCGTTGCAGGGTGTGCGGACACTGGCTCACTGCGAACGATGACTCGGCACTAAATTCCGACTGAGCATCGACGCCAAATGGGTGATCGATCGCGTCGCTCGTTCGGTCAAATATTGTGACAGCGATTCGTGGGCACGGTACACGACAAATACAGTACTCGATCCGTCGTCGAGCCCGATATGCTGGGCTCGCCGCGCCGCGTATCGTGCATCACCGACAAAGTTTGGTTTTCGGGTAATCCAATGAGGATATTGATCGAAGGCTCACCGGAATAAAGGAGCAACTATGGCAATTGGTGGCGGCCCAACACCAGATCAATGGAAGAAGATGAGTCGATCAGAAAAAGCTCTTTACTTTCTATTCGCTGGATTCGTATTTCTGACAGTTGTATATATCGCTTGCGAGAAATGGATTTCCTAATTTCAGGTGAATGTGGGTCGGATTAACGTGCGTCTGATCGATGGTAACGGCCAAGATGGTCATGTTGCCATGAGAAAGGCTCCTAGCCAGATAGCCAGGCATTGGGGCCGAAACAGTAGGATTAAACTCCATGAAGCACCCTCATTCTGACGAGGCGCGCAGGGCGCGTGCTCTTTCCCTTTGTGTCGCCTTCCTCTTTTTACTTCCTTCATCTGTGTTCGCACAGCAAGTTGCCACTTCTGTTGCTGCCGAACAAGAACAGCGCGCCCGGGAGCAGCAGGAAGCCCGCGAGCGCGCCCAAGCTGTGCAAGCGCCTGCGGTCCGTGCAGACGCTGCGGGACCAGTCGAATACCCGACCCTGCCGCCTGAGTCGCCTTGCTTCCCCATCGACCGCTTCACGCTAGACGTCCCGACCGACCTGCCAGAAGCCGCCAGGGCACAAGGCACCTCCGCCTTGCCCCAAGACCCCTTCGCCTTCGCCCTGACATGGCTCAATCACTACCAAGGCGCCTGCGTTGGCAAGCAAGGTCTGGAGATACTCACCGGGGGCGTCTCCCACGCCATCCTTAGCCGCGGCTACGTCACCACGCGCGTATTGCTGCCGCAGCAGGACCTCAGCAACGGCACGCTGCGCCTGGCATTGATCCCCGGCATCATCGGAGAACTGCGTTTTGCCGATCCCCAAACGCGCGGCACCTGGAAGTCCGCATTCCCGGCGCGTTCGGGAGATCTGCTCAACCTGCGCGACCTTGAGCAAGGGCTGGAGCAACTGAAGCGCGTGGGCAGTCAGGATGCCGACATGCAAATCGTGCCGACTCCAACACCCGGCGTCAGCGATGTGGTTATCACCGTCAAGCGCGCCAAGCCGTGGGCGTTCGTCGCCTCGGTCGATAACTCGGGCACGCGCTCGACCGGCAAGCCCCAGGGCAACCTGAGCCTGGCCGTCGACAACCCACTGGGCCTCAATGACCTGTTCAATGTTGGCTATAGCCAGGACCTGGAGTTCAGCGACAAGAGCCGAGGCACGCACGGCTGGAACGGCTTCTATTCGGTGCCCTGGGGCTACTGGACCGGCACGCTGTCGGCCTATTCCAACACCTATTTCCAGCAGATCGCCGGCGTCAACCAGACCTTCGTGTCCAGCGGCGATTCGCGGACGGTCGACCTCAAGCTGCATCGCGTAATCCGGCGCAGCCAGGACGATGTGTTGGGACTGCAGTTTCGCCTGTCGCGCCGCTTCGGCCACAGCTTTATCGAGGACACGGAGATTACCCAGCAGCGGCGCAACAACACCGTGCTTGAGGTGGGATTTACCGACCGCCACTATTTCGGTGCGGCGCAGTTCGACGGCACGCTCGCGTACCGCCAGGGCATTGGCGGATTCGGGTCGCAGGATGACACCCTGGCCGCGATCTGCGGGCCGACGTGGCGATTCCGGATGCTTGTCGTCGATGCCAACCTGTCGGTGCCATTCAAGGTGGCTGAATATCCGCTGCGCTATGTCACGACGATTCGAGGGCAGTACACCAATGACCGGCTTTATTCACTGGACGCCATGACCATCGGCAGCCGCTACACCGTGCGCGGTTTTGACGGGGAGCGGCTGCTGGCCGGCGACAGCGGCGTCTACTGGCGCAACGAAATGCAACTGCCGCTTGGCGCAACCGGTCAGGCGCTGTACGCGGGTCTCGACTATGGCAGCGTTTTCGGGCCGTCTACGGCCGGCCTTGCCGGTACGCGCCTGGCCGGTGCGGTGATTGGGGTGCGCGGCGGCTTCGGTCCTGGCTTTGGCCGGCTGTTCTATGACCTGTTCGCCGGCATGCCGGTGTACAAGCCGGCAACGTTTCACACCGCCAGCGTGGCAGGCGGATTCCAGTTCGTCTACCAGTACTGACGACGGGACTAGCCGCCCGCGCCCCCTGCCTTTACCCCTCCACCTCCGCCCACCCCTGCATCGCCTGCCCGCCGGCATCATCCCCCGTCCACAGCACCAGCCGCCCCGGCTGCGCCGGATCGGCCGCCCCACCGACAGTGATGGTGTCCTGATCGAACAACGGCGCCAGCCCGCGGAAGCCGAAGCGCTTCACGCGCGCCTTGGGCTGCTCGCGCGCGACCAGGTCCAGCATCAGCATCGCCTGCATCGGGCCATGTACCACCAGGCCGGGATAACCCTCGACATCGCGTGTGTACTGGCGGTCGTAGTGGATGCGGTGGCCGTTGAAGGTCAGCGCGGAATAGCGGAACAGCATGACCGGGTCGGCCTGCAGCGTGCGCTGCCATTGCGCGGTCTGTTCCAGCCGCGGGCGTGGCGGTTGCGGCTTGGTGGGGTCGGGCATGGCGCGGTAGACAATGTCGTGGCGCTCGTTGACGGCCGTGTTGCCGTTGACGGTCAGTTCGTGGTCGACGGCGACGAACCAGAGTTCGCCGGTGCGGCCGGTCTTGTACTGCACGTCGGCG from Cupriavidus nantongensis encodes the following:
- a CDS encoding ShlB/FhaC/HecB family hemolysin secretion/activation protein → MKHPHSDEARRARALSLCVAFLFLLPSSVFAQQVATSVAAEQEQRAREQQEARERAQAVQAPAVRADAAGPVEYPTLPPESPCFPIDRFTLDVPTDLPEAARAQGTSALPQDPFAFALTWLNHYQGACVGKQGLEILTGGVSHAILSRGYVTTRVLLPQQDLSNGTLRLALIPGIIGELRFADPQTRGTWKSAFPARSGDLLNLRDLEQGLEQLKRVGSQDADMQIVPTPTPGVSDVVITVKRAKPWAFVASVDNSGTRSTGKPQGNLSLAVDNPLGLNDLFNVGYSQDLEFSDKSRGTHGWNGFYSVPWGYWTGTLSAYSNTYFQQIAGVNQTFVSSGDSRTVDLKLHRVIRRSQDDVLGLQFRLSRRFGHSFIEDTEITQQRRNNTVLEVGFTDRHYFGAAQFDGTLAYRQGIGGFGSQDDTLAAICGPTWRFRMLVVDANLSVPFKVAEYPLRYVTTIRGQYTNDRLYSLDAMTIGSRYTVRGFDGERLLAGDSGVYWRNEMQLPLGATGQALYAGLDYGSVFGPSTAGLAGTRLAGAVIGVRGGFGPGFGRLFYDLFAGMPVYKPATFHTASVAGGFQFVYQY
- a CDS encoding FAS1-like dehydratase domain-containing protein codes for the protein MTDATSELERLRGWIGRSETRTETLSPEPVAGLAATFDLDPEAIAAGPLPPLWHWLYFLPRAPQRELGRDGHPTLGGFMPPVPLPRRMWAGSEVSFNHPLHIGDTVTRTSTIADVQYKTGRTGELWFVAVDHELTVNGNTAVNERHDIVYRAMPDPTKPQPPRPRLEQTAQWQRTLQADPVMLFRYSALTFNGHRIHYDRQYTRDVEGYPGLVVHGPMQAMLMLDLVAREQPKARVKRFGFRGLAPLFDQDTITVGGAADPAQPGRLVLWTGDDAGGQAMQGWAEVEG